TGCGCGCCTCCGACCGCGGCGCGCTGAAGGCTCCGCCGCTCACCTCCGCCGAGCGGACGGTCGCCGGGCTCGACCAGCGGGCCGATCCGGCCGACCCCGTCGGCCGGGCCCGGTGAAGAGCGGCCTGATCCTCTACGTGCCCGGGGCGCTCCTGGTCCTGATCCTGCTGGTCAAGGCGCCCACCCTGCGGAGGAGGTGGGACCAGCCGCCGATGCGGGCCGTCTGCGCGCTGCTGGTCATGGGCTGCCTCGTGCTGATCCTGGCGGCGCCACCGACGATCGCGGCCGTCAACCGCTTCACCGGGGTGGCCAACTTCTCGGCCCCGCTGGTGTTCGGCCTGATCACCGCGTTCTCCGGGTCGTGCGTCGTGCTGGTCCTGCAGTGGGGCGGCGGCCCGCCGGCCGTGGTCCGCCGGGCCACCCGGCTGACGGTGGCCGTGTACGGCGGGGTCACGGTGGCGATCGTCGTCCTCTTCGCGATGGGCGACGCGCCGGTGGAACGCCTGCGGGACCTGGACACGTACTACGCCGGCACCCCGTGGATCCGGGAGATGATCGTCTGCTATCTGCTGGCGCACACCGTCGGCAGCTCGGCACTGACCGTGCTGACCGGGCGGTGGCTGCGCCGCACCCACCCCTCCCTGCGGCCGCTGCGCACCGGGCTGGCCCTGATCATGACCGGCGGGCTGCTGGACCTCGGCTACCTCGTCGCCAAGTGGACCGCGCTGGGCGCGCGCTGGAGAGGCCGCGACTGGGACGGCCTGTCCACGGACGCGGCGCCGCCGCTGGCCGCGGGGGCGGCCCTGATGGTGGCGACCGGCTTCATCGTGCCGCTGGTCGGCGGGTCGGCGACCTGGCGGGACTTCTGCGAGTACCGGGGGCTGCACCCTCTGTGGAAGGCGCTGCGGGGCTTCGCCGCGTCCAGCGTGCGGACGGTTCCGCTCACCTGGTGGTCACCGGTCGGGATCCGGCTGATCCACCGCGAGTCCGTCATCGACGACGGGATCCTGGCCCTCACCCGATGGTTCGACCCGGCCGTACACCGGACCGCGTACGAGGCCGCGCGCGGGCAGGGCATGAGCGAGGCCCGGTCCGAGGTCGTCGCCGACGCCGCCATGCTCGCCGCCGCGTGCGGCCGCAGGACCGCGGCCGCCGCCCCTGCCGCCGATGCGGATGTGCATGCCCACGCCGTCACCACCGGAACGGATGCCGGCACCGGCACCGGCTCCGTACCGCTCCGGCACTCCGAGCCGCCCCGCCTGTCCGGCCAGCCCCTGACCGCCCTGGCCCGCGAGTTCCGCGCCTCCCCCATCGTCGCCGCCGCCCGGGCCGCCGCCGTACGGGCCTAGGGACCGCCGGGGAGGCCCCCCACCCCCGGAAAAGCAGGACGCCCCGGCCCCGAGGGCCCGGGGCGTCCGTCGTACGCGTGCGGCGCGGTCAGAGCTCCGCGAGGTCCAGGCCGGCCTGCGCGGCGGCCGCCTGGACGGTCTGCTCCAGCAGGACGGCGATGGTCATCGGGCCGACACCGCCCGGGACCGGGGTGATCAGCGAGGCGCGCGCGGCGGCGGACTCGAAGTGGACGTCGCCGACGTTGCCCTCGTTGTACCCGGCGTCCAGGACCACCGCGCCCGGCTTGATGTCCTCGCCCCGGATGAACTCGGCCTTGCCGACGGCCGCGACCAGCACGTCCGCCTGGCGCACGATCGACGGGAGGTCCCGGGTGCGGGAGTGACAGTAGGTGACGGTGGCGTTCTGCTCCAGCAGCAGCATTCCGGCCGGCTTGCCCAGGATGGCGCTGCGGCCGACGACGACGGCGTGCTTGCCGGTCAGGTCCACGTCGTAGGCGGCGAGCAGGCGCATGATGCCGCCGGGGGTGCACGAGACGAAGCCCGGCAGCCCGAAGCCCATCGCGGCGAAGGAGTGCATGGTGACCCCGTCGACGTCCTTGCCCGGGGCGATGGCCTCGAAGGCGGCGCGCTCGTCGATGTGGTGCGGAACGGGGTGCTGCAGCAGGATGCCGCTGATCTCGGGGTCCTCGGAGAGCGCCGTGAGGGTGGCCACCAGCTCCTCGGTGGTGGTCTCGGCCGGCAGCTCGACGTGGCGCGAGGTGATCCCGGCCTTGGCGCAGCGGTTCTGCTTCATGCGCACGTAGGTGACGGACGCGGGGTCCTCGCCGACCAGTACGGTCGCGAGGCAGGGCGCGGTGCCGGTGCGCTCGGTGATCTTCGCCGCGTACGCGGCGGTCTGCTCCGAGATGCGGCGGGCGAGGGCGGTGCCGTCCATCAGCCGAGCGGTGTCGGTGGCGGCCTGGGCAGGCTGAGCAGTCTGGGCAGTCGTCACGGGGTCTCCTGAACGTCGCTGCGGATCGCGGTTCGCCCAGGCGCGCGGCAGTCGACGTACCGGAAGGTCCCGAGATCCGCAGGTCCGGGGGTCCGCAGGTACGCCGGGCCGCTCCCCGGTGGTGATCCACCCGAACGCCAGTCACGGCCCGCGTCCACTCTAGTCGACATATCCGGTGGATGACCGGCGCCCGACCTGGGACGATCGATACATGACGCGCACTTTCGACCACCTTGTCGCCGAGGCCGAATCCGTCTCCGTGGACGGCTGGGACTTCTCCTGGCTCGACGGCCGGGCCACCGAGCAGCGCCCCTCCTGGGGGTACCAGCGGCTGCTGGCCGAGCGCCTGTCCCAGGTCCGGTCGGCACTGGACGTCCAGACCGGCGGCGGCGAGGTCCTCGCCGGGTCCGGGCCCCTGCCCCCGCTGATGGCCGCCACCGAGTCCTGGCCGCCCAACATCGAGAAGGCGACCCGGCTGCTGCACCCGCTGGGCGCGGTGGTGGTCGCCGACTCCGACGAGCCGCCGCTGCCCTTCGGCGACGAGGCCTTCGAGCTGGTGACCAGCCGGCACCCGGTGACCATCTGGTGGGAGGAGATCGCGCGGGTGCTGACGCCGGGCGGCACCTACCTCTCGCAGCAGGTCGGTCCGGCGAGCGTCTTCGAGCTCGTCGAGTACTTCCTCGGCCCGCAGCCGGAGGAGGTCCGGCGCGGCCGGCACCCCGACGACGCGGTCGCCGCGGCCGCCGGGGCCGGCCTCGAAGTCGTCGATCTGCGGTCCGAACGTCTGCGCACGGAGTTCCACGACGTCGGAGCCGTGATCTACTTTCTGAGGAAGGTGATCTGGATGGTGCCCGGCTTCACGGTCGGGCAGTACCGGGACCGGTTGCGCGAGCTGCACGAACAGATCGAACGCGAAGGTCCGTTCGTCGCGCACACCGCCCGCTTCCTCATCGAGGCCCGCAAAAAGGGCTGAAAGGAGGGTGGACGGAATCACGCCAGATCAGGTTGCGCGGCCACAGCGTGGCGCAGGTCACTCAATTCAGCGCGTAACGAATCGACTCGGGCATGCGATGAACCGACAGGTGTCCTCGCGCGGCCCGGAATACAGACCCCCCTCGGGTCTGTTTCCCGAGTTCGCGCGATGATGTCCCGTCCACCCCATATCTGTTCGCAACGAGAGGCTCCTTGTGTCGCTCAGCCCGTCCCGTACGTTCCCTCCGGAGATCGCCGAATCGGAGGCCCTCGTCGCGCTCGTCGAGCGCGGCCGCGAGCAGGGTCACATCAACGGTGACGACGTGCGCCAGGCCTTCGAGGCCGGCCGCATCCCGGTGGACCAGTGGAAGCGGGTCCTGCGCAGCCTGAACCAGGTCCTGGACGAGGAGGGTGTCGCCCTCCACGTCAGCGCGGCCCCCGCCACCAAGGCTGCCGCGAAGAAGCCCCGCAAGGCTGCCGCCGCCCCGGCCCGCACCGTGGCCAAGAAGGCCGCCGCCGCGCCGCGCCCCATCGGCGCGCGCAAGACCTCGGCCGCCAGCACCGCCACGGCCACGGCCACGGCGATATCCGCTTCGCCGACCGCCGCCGCGGACGAGGCATCGGCCGAGGCCGCCGCCGAGCCGAAGAAGCGCACGGTCAAGAAGACCGCCGTCAAGAAGACCGCCGTGAAGAAGACCGCCGCGGCGAAGAAGACCAGCGCCAAGGACGCCGACGAGGGCGAGACCCCCGCGGCGGAGGGCGAGGACTGGGCAGCCGAGGACCTGGCCGACGAGGCCGAGGAAGAGGCCCCCAAGGCCGGCGGCACCCAGGGCTTCGTCCTGTCCGACGACGACGAGGACGACGCTCCGGCGCAGACGGTCATGGTGGCCGGCGCCACCGCCGACCCCGTCAAGGACTACCTCAAGCTGATCGGCAAGGTGCCGCTCCTCAACGCCGAGCAGGAGGTGGAGCTCGCCAAGCGCATCGAGGCGGGTCTCTTCTCCGAGTACAAGCTCGAAGAGGAGGAGGACCACAAGCCCGCCTTCAAGCGCGAGCTGGAGATCCTCGTCGAGGACGGCCGCCGTGCGAAGAACCACCTGCTGGAGGCCAACCTCCGTCTCGTGGTCTCCCTCGCCAAGCGCTACACCGGCCGCGGCATGCTCTTCCTGGACCTGATCCAGGAGGGCAACGTCGGTCTGATCCGCGCCGTGGAGAAGTTCGACTACACCAAGGGCTTCAAGTTCTCCACGTACGCGACCTGGTGGATCCGGCAGGCGATCACGCGTGCCATGGCCGACCAGTCGCGCACCATCCGCATCCCCGTCCACATGGTCGAGATCATCAACAAGCTCGCCCGGGTGCAGCGCCAGATGCTGCAGGACCTCGGCCGGGAGCCCACTCCGGAGGAGCTGGGCAAGGAACTCGACATGACCCCCGAGAAGGTCATCGAGGTCCAGAAGTACGGCCGCGAGCCGATCTCCCTGCACACCCCCCTGGGTGAGGAGGGCGACAGCGAGTTCGGTGACCTCATCGAGGACTCCGAGGCGGTCGTGCCGGCGGACGCGGTCTCGTTCACCTTCCTCCAGGAGCAGCTCCAGTCGATCCTGGGCACGCTCTCGGAGCGCGAGGCGGGCGTGGTCTCCATGCGCTACGGCCTCAACGACGGCCAGCCGAAGACCCTGGACGAGATCGGCCGCGTGTACGGGGTCACCCGTGAGCGCATCCGCCAGATCGAGTCCAAGACCATGTCGAAGCTCCGCCACCCGTCGCGTTCGCAGGTGCTGCGCGACTACCTCGACTAAGCCCTCAGGCCAGTCGGAAGACCGGCCCTCGTGGTGTGAACGGCAGGGAGGCACCCTGCGGGATCAGGAAGGCGTGTTCGCGCCGGATCCGCAGGGTGTCGCACCAGCCGTCCGTGATCACGAGGACCGGGGCTCCGGGCGGGAAGTCCTCCGCCCGCTGCAGCAGGTCGATGCCCGGCTGCAGCACGGTCCCGCCGCGCCCCCGCACCCGTACCCGGCCCGCGATCTCGGCGGGCGGCAGATAGCCCGCGTCGTACGGCGCCGCGTCGCAGAAGACGACGCGTGCCGCCGGTACGTCGCGGGCTTCCGCGTACGAGGCGATGGCGCCCAGCGCCTTGCCGAGCAGGGCGGTGTCCATCGACCCCGAGGTGTCGAGCACCACCCCGAAGGTGCAGCGGGCGATCTCCTGCGGCGGGAAGTACCGGCCCGCGCGGGGGATGTCCGGGGTGGAGGCCTGGCGGCGCGCCGGGCGCGCGTAGGACCGTACGGCCTCCGGCCGCGGCACGTACGCGTCGAACCACCGGGCGAGCCGTGCGTCCCAGGGGACGGGCGGGTGGGCGAGCGCCCGGATCTCCTCGACGAGGCCCGCGGGCAGCAGCCCGCGCTCCCCGTATCCGTGCAGGTCGAAGCCCTGGACCAGGCCGCGCCGGTAGAACTCGTCCAGGTCCGTGTACGGGCCGCTGCCCGGGTGGGCCAGCGGCTCGCCCAGGATGTCCCCGAGGCCCTTGCCGCGCAGCGTGGCGAGGCGGCGCATCCGGCGCAGGTCGGTGGTGATGCGGTCGTAGACCTCCTCGACGGACAGGTCCCGCAGCGCGGGGTCGTGGAGCAGCCCTGCGGGCATCGTGCCGACGCCCATCTCCACGAGCCAGCCGTTGACCACGTAGTCGGCGGCGACGTTGTGCAGGTACGGGTCGCGGGCGCCGCAGCGTTCGCCGTGGCGCAGGGCGGCGTGCAGCATCTCGTGGGCGAGGACGAACCGCCATTCCTCGTCCTCGAAGGTGCGCAGCGGGTTGATGTAGATCTCCCCGGCGGTGGCGCTGACCGCGGCGATGGAGATGTTGCGGTCACGTGCCAGTTCGGCGTCCGCGACGACGGTCAGTCCGGCGGCCAGCCCGCCGAGCAGCGGGTACGAGGAGACGAACCAGTTCAGCGCCCGGTCCCACGGGCGTGGGCGGACCCGCTCTCCCGTGACCCGGTCGCGGCGGCCGCCGGCGGCGTCCATGGCGGCGGAGACGCTGCGGGTCAGGGCGTGCGCGAAGGCGGTCTCCCAGTCGGGGACCGCCGTGCTCTGCCCTGCGTTCCAGGACTCCAGGACCTGGTCGGGGTGGTCCCCGGCGGTGCCGCAGTGCTCGTAGGCGGCAGGGATGCCGTCGCGGCGCCAGCGGGCGGCGAGCAGTTCCTCGTCACCGCCGGGGTACTCGGCGGGCAGGTGGTCCGGGGCCCGGCCGACGGGGAAGGTCAGCAGGAAGCGGTTGACGACGGCGCAGCGGGCGGCGATCTCGAAGCGGTCGGGCTGGGGGCGGTGCCGGTCGTCGGCGGCGGGTACGTGACCGAAGCCGAGGTGGAGCAGGGCGTGGGCGATCGTCCAGGCCCATTGCGCGGGTTCGGCGCGCTGGGTGGGGTGGACGTGGATCCTGCCGTTGGAGGTCACGACGGCCAGTCCCCCGGCCGGGTTGTCCGGGCACGTGGCCTGGCGGCAGATCTTGGCGTCGACCGCGCCTAGGGCCGGGTTCCGCCTGACCAGGGTCAGGCCTTCGGTGAAGGCCCGGGTGGCGGGGTCGGCCTTGGCCTCTTTGCCGTTCCTGCTGCGCGGGGCGGTCCGGCTCACGCGTCGGCCCCCTTTCGGCGGGTCGGGGTGGTCCGGTCGCCCACGCCGGGGCGGGGCCCGCTCACCGGCGGGCCTCGACCAGCCGGGGCATGTCCCGGGCGGCCTCGACCAGGAACCAGGCGGGCAGTACGGGCAGGCCGTGGGCGTCGTCGGCGATGACGGTCTGGGCCACCTCGACGGAGATCTCGGCGAGCTGGACGAGCAGCGACTTGAAGCGGTGCGCGGACTGCCGCACGGCGGGCGAGACGTGTTCCTTCTGCGCCGGGAGTTCCTTGAGCAGCCGCCCGCGGAAGGACTCGGCGAGGTAGTAGAGGAGATCGCGGTCGGCGGGGCGGGTGGGCCAGGAGGCGTCGCCCTTCATGATCGCCTCGATGCCGAAGGTGTGCCGGACGATCTTGGCGTAGCCGCAGAAGGAGACGGCGTGGGCGGGGGTGAGGGTGCCGTGGGCGATCACCTTCAGGGTCTGCTCGTCCAGCTCCGGCCCGAAGGAGTGCAGGGCGTCGGAGAGCATGTGCCAGGAGCGCGGGGTGGAGAAGGGCTCCTCGGTCTTGGGCGGCTGCGACCACAGGTGGTCGGGGCGGTCGGTGAGGTGGTCGGTGATCCAGGGGTGGATGCCGTTCTCCCCCGCCCAGACGAGCCAGTCCGCGGCCGAGGCCCGCAGGTGGACGTGCGTCAGCCGGTTCACGAGCGCGGAGGCGATGGGCCGGGCGAGCGCGTTGTCCGTGGCCCGGTTGCCGGCGCCGATGACGATGGAGCCGGCGGGCAGCTCGTAGGAGCCGATCCGGCGGTCGAGGATCAGCGAGTAGAAGGCCTTCTGGACGTCGGGGCTCGCGGCGTTGAGCTCGTCGAGGAAGAGGCAGTACGGCTCGTCGCGGGCGATGGACTCGGGCGGGCAGAAGACGGAGCGGCCGTCACGGATCTGCGGTACGCCGATCAGGTCCTCGGGGGCGAGCTGGGTGCCGAGCAGGCTGACGCACTCCAGGCC
Above is a genomic segment from Streptomyces sp. NBC_01233 containing:
- a CDS encoding RNA polymerase sigma factor encodes the protein MSLSPSRTFPPEIAESEALVALVERGREQGHINGDDVRQAFEAGRIPVDQWKRVLRSLNQVLDEEGVALHVSAAPATKAAAKKPRKAAAAPARTVAKKAAAAPRPIGARKTSAASTATATATAISASPTAAADEASAEAAAEPKKRTVKKTAVKKTAVKKTAAAKKTSAKDADEGETPAAEGEDWAAEDLADEAEEEAPKAGGTQGFVLSDDDEDDAPAQTVMVAGATADPVKDYLKLIGKVPLLNAEQEVELAKRIEAGLFSEYKLEEEEDHKPAFKRELEILVEDGRRAKNHLLEANLRLVVSLAKRYTGRGMLFLDLIQEGNVGLIRAVEKFDYTKGFKFSTYATWWIRQAITRAMADQSRTIRIPVHMVEIINKLARVQRQMLQDLGREPTPEELGKELDMTPEKVIEVQKYGREPISLHTPLGEEGDSEFGDLIEDSEAVVPADAVSFTFLQEQLQSILGTLSEREAGVVSMRYGLNDGQPKTLDEIGRVYGVTRERIRQIESKTMSKLRHPSRSQVLRDYLD
- a CDS encoding MAB_1171c family putative transporter encodes the protein MKSGLILYVPGALLVLILLVKAPTLRRRWDQPPMRAVCALLVMGCLVLILAAPPTIAAVNRFTGVANFSAPLVFGLITAFSGSCVVLVLQWGGGPPAVVRRATRLTVAVYGGVTVAIVVLFAMGDAPVERLRDLDTYYAGTPWIREMIVCYLLAHTVGSSALTVLTGRWLRRTHPSLRPLRTGLALIMTGGLLDLGYLVAKWTALGARWRGRDWDGLSTDAAPPLAAGAALMVATGFIVPLVGGSATWRDFCEYRGLHPLWKALRGFAASSVRTVPLTWWSPVGIRLIHRESVIDDGILALTRWFDPAVHRTAYEAARGQGMSEARSEVVADAAMLAAACGRRTAAAAPAADADVHAHAVTTGTDAGTGTGSVPLRHSEPPRLSGQPLTALAREFRASPIVAAARAAAVRA
- a CDS encoding vWA domain-containing protein, with the translated sequence MSRTAPRSRNGKEAKADPATRAFTEGLTLVRRNPALGAVDAKICRQATCPDNPAGGLAVVTSNGRIHVHPTQRAEPAQWAWTIAHALLHLGFGHVPAADDRHRPQPDRFEIAARCAVVNRFLLTFPVGRAPDHLPAEYPGGDEELLAARWRRDGIPAAYEHCGTAGDHPDQVLESWNAGQSTAVPDWETAFAHALTRSVSAAMDAAGGRRDRVTGERVRPRPWDRALNWFVSSYPLLGGLAAGLTVVADAELARDRNISIAAVSATAGEIYINPLRTFEDEEWRFVLAHEMLHAALRHGERCGARDPYLHNVAADYVVNGWLVEMGVGTMPAGLLHDPALRDLSVEEVYDRITTDLRRMRRLATLRGKGLGDILGEPLAHPGSGPYTDLDEFYRRGLVQGFDLHGYGERGLLPAGLVEEIRALAHPPVPWDARLARWFDAYVPRPEAVRSYARPARRQASTPDIPRAGRYFPPQEIARCTFGVVLDTSGSMDTALLGKALGAIASYAEARDVPAARVVFCDAAPYDAGYLPPAEIAGRVRVRGRGGTVLQPGIDLLQRAEDFPPGAPVLVITDGWCDTLRIRREHAFLIPQGASLPFTPRGPVFRLA
- a CDS encoding ATP-binding protein: MQAAVTVTPAQIPELLLGLATVRPVFLWGAPGIGKSSLVRKFADSLGLECVSLLGTQLAPEDLIGVPQIRDGRSVFCPPESIARDEPYCLFLDELNAASPDVQKAFYSLILDRRIGSYELPAGSIVIGAGNRATDNALARPIASALVNRLTHVHLRASAADWLVWAGENGIHPWITDHLTDRPDHLWSQPPKTEEPFSTPRSWHMLSDALHSFGPELDEQTLKVIAHGTLTPAHAVSFCGYAKIVRHTFGIEAIMKGDASWPTRPADRDLLYYLAESFRGRLLKELPAQKEHVSPAVRQSAHRFKSLLVQLAEISVEVAQTVIADDAHGLPVLPAWFLVEAARDMPRLVEARR
- a CDS encoding bifunctional 5,10-methylenetetrahydrofolate dehydrogenase/5,10-methenyltetrahydrofolate cyclohydrolase, which codes for MDGTALARRISEQTAAYAAKITERTGTAPCLATVLVGEDPASVTYVRMKQNRCAKAGITSRHVELPAETTTEELVATLTALSEDPEISGILLQHPVPHHIDERAAFEAIAPGKDVDGVTMHSFAAMGFGLPGFVSCTPGGIMRLLAAYDVDLTGKHAVVVGRSAILGKPAGMLLLEQNATVTYCHSRTRDLPSIVRQADVLVAAVGKAEFIRGEDIKPGAVVLDAGYNEGNVGDVHFESAAARASLITPVPGGVGPMTIAVLLEQTVQAAAAQAGLDLAEL
- a CDS encoding methyltransferase domain-containing protein; its protein translation is MTRTFDHLVAEAESVSVDGWDFSWLDGRATEQRPSWGYQRLLAERLSQVRSALDVQTGGGEVLAGSGPLPPLMAATESWPPNIEKATRLLHPLGAVVVADSDEPPLPFGDEAFELVTSRHPVTIWWEEIARVLTPGGTYLSQQVGPASVFELVEYFLGPQPEEVRRGRHPDDAVAAAAGAGLEVVDLRSERLRTEFHDVGAVIYFLRKVIWMVPGFTVGQYRDRLRELHEQIEREGPFVAHTARFLIEARKKG